A section of the Desulfatiglans sp. genome encodes:
- a CDS encoding phosphotransferase, whose amino-acid sequence MVDMKNITERTNFIKSFLKESGLPVENYIISPIAGDGSKRLFHRLKPAEAKQTFILMQNTPNDEFLKKENYAYLKIGNHIRSKGLPLPQIIRHDLDKGFFILEDMGDITLQEEALKGSSHNRIALYEDVIETLLKLQVKGREGFDTSWCCQTPCYDAALMREKEAWYFRDAFLRDYIKTNIDLSVLDESFEYIIAEADKADKGFLLYRDFQSRNIMCRDEGIALLDWQGARLGPLVYDLASLLYDPYVDLATDERSYLKSVYSSLLKKTNPSAYETFERYFLYIAVMRLLQALGAYSFLSIRQGKTYFEKYIPVALKSLRTLLGEISHKHITPLLDIVNDLEV is encoded by the coding sequence ATGGTAGATATGAAAAATATTACTGAAAGAACAAATTTTATAAAATCCTTTTTAAAGGAATCCGGTCTCCCGGTAGAAAACTATATAATATCACCCATTGCAGGTGACGGTTCAAAAAGGCTCTTCCATAGGCTTAAACCTGCGGAGGCAAAACAAACCTTTATCCTTATGCAGAACACGCCCAATGATGAGTTTCTCAAAAAAGAGAACTATGCATATCTTAAGATAGGAAACCACATACGCTCAAAGGGCCTGCCTCTCCCTCAGATCATAAGGCATGACCTTGATAAGGGGTTTTTTATTCTGGAAGACATGGGAGATATTACCCTTCAGGAGGAGGCACTTAAAGGCAGCAGCCATAACAGGATAGCTTTATATGAGGATGTAATTGAAACCCTCCTGAAACTACAGGTAAAAGGGAGAGAAGGTTTTGATACATCATGGTGCTGTCAGACCCCCTGTTATGATGCAGCGCTCATGAGAGAAAAGGAGGCATGGTATTTCAGGGATGCATTTTTAAGAGATTATATTAAAACGAATATTGATCTTTCCGTGCTGGATGAATCATTTGAATATATAATAGCGGAGGCGGACAAAGCGGATAAAGGCTTCCTGCTTTACAGGGATTTTCAGTCGCGTAATATCATGTGCCGGGATGAGGGGATTGCCCTACTTGACTGGCAGGGTGCAAGGCTTGGCCCACTTGTCTATGACCTTGCATCCCTTCTTTATGACCCCTATGTTGATCTAGCCACAGATGAAAGAAGCTATCTCAAGAGCGTATACTCATCATTGCTGAAGAAAACAAACCCCAGCGCCTATGAAACATTTGAAAGGTATTTTTTATATATTGCAGTCATGCGGCTCCTTCAGGCACTGGGAGCCTACTCCTTCTTATCCATAAGGCAGGGAAAAACCTATTTTGAAAAATATATCCCGGTTGCATTAAAGTCTCTTAGGACACTACTTGGAGAGATATCCCACAAACATATTACGCCACTGTTAGATATTGTTAATGACCTGGAGGTATAG
- a CDS encoding HDOD domain-containing protein produces the protein MDIYVARQPIFDQKKKIFGYELLFRDSMENLFSGIDGNAATSKVLSNSFFNIGMDKLIGKGVAFINFTEELLVNQVPKLFSSKQLVIEVLEDVKAEKAVVESCIELSKLGYTIALDDFSYSEALIPLIEVADIIKFDFRATPPDEISKSMDKLSKYDLMLLAEKVETHEEFNQALEMGFKYFQGYFFSKPEVIEGRDISPAKINLLQIMAEVNQPDFEFSKVEEIISKDVSLSYKLMRYINSAYYRRVNEISSIKQAILMLGERGIRSFLSLIAMAKLSDNKPDELIRTSVIRAKFCELMARYLESYKNASELFTLGIFSSIDAILDDTMENVMAKLPLSENIKDALIKNTGELSYCLEMAKSYERGDWEQLNELAKDHKVNQEKLPQSFLEAITWADAITET, from the coding sequence ATGGATATATATGTAGCCAGGCAACCCATATTTGATCAGAAGAAAAAGATATTCGGTTATGAGCTGCTCTTTAGAGACAGCATGGAAAACCTGTTTTCAGGTATTGATGGAAATGCTGCAACATCAAAGGTGCTTTCAAACAGCTTCTTTAATATAGGTATGGATAAACTTATTGGCAAAGGGGTGGCCTTTATCAACTTTACAGAAGAACTTCTCGTTAACCAGGTACCGAAACTCTTTTCCAGCAAGCAGCTTGTTATTGAGGTTCTTGAGGATGTAAAGGCGGAGAAAGCAGTGGTTGAATCATGCATTGAGCTGTCAAAGCTGGGTTACACAATCGCCCTTGATGATTTTTCCTATAGCGAAGCCCTCATACCCCTTATTGAGGTTGCAGATATCATCAAGTTTGATTTCAGGGCAACACCTCCTGATGAAATTTCGAAATCCATGGATAAACTGAGCAAATATGACCTCATGCTTCTTGCTGAAAAGGTTGAGACGCATGAAGAGTTTAATCAGGCGCTTGAAATGGGTTTTAAATACTTCCAGGGCTATTTTTTCAGCAAGCCCGAGGTGATTGAGGGGAGGGATATCTCACCTGCAAAGATAAACCTGCTCCAGATCATGGCAGAGGTAAACCAGCCTGATTTTGAATTTTCAAAGGTGGAGGAGATCATATCAAAGGATGTCTCCCTTTCATATAAACTGATGCGATATATCAACTCGGCATATTACAGGCGGGTTAATGAGATATCATCTATTAAACAGGCCATATTAATGCTCGGTGAAAGAGGGATAAGAAGCTTTCTATCCCTTATTGCAATGGCAAAACTCTCAGACAACAAGCCTGATGAGCTGATACGCACATCGGTAATAAGGGCTAAATTCTGTGAATTGATGGCAAGATATTTAGAGTCATACAAGAATGCATCAGAGCTTTTTACCCTTGGGATATTTTCATCCATTGATGCCATCCTTGATGACACAATGGAAAATGTCATGGCAAAACTGCCCCTCTCTGAAAACATCAAGGATGCCCTTATAAAGAATACTGGTGAATTATCCTACTGCCTTGAAATGGCAAAGAGCTATGAAAGGGGCGACTGGGAACAGCTTAACGAACTTGCAAAGGATCATAAGGTTAATCAGGAAAAACTCCCCCAGTCTTTTCTTGAGGCAATAACCTGGGCCGATGCTATAACCGAAACTTGA
- a CDS encoding outer membrane lipoprotein-sorting protein, with product MADNKTKFPLTIILLSTLLFLVSGTVLYGAGADLKDVAKIVDNTNRVAYYQGTDGKAKVNMTIYDSQGRTRERRLTILRWDQPDPKGTEGDEYCGGQKIYAYFDRPADVNKTVFLVWKNLDKDDDRWMYLPALDLVKRISSTDKRTSFVGSHFYYEDVSGRNINDDTHELTNTTNDYYVLKNTPKNPDMVEFAYFEMWIHKESFTVVKIDYYDRENNKYRVYEVLAVDNIQGYPTVTKSKMTDLKSNGYTILEYSDVRYNIGLTEDIFTERYLKRPPREFLK from the coding sequence ATGGCTGATAACAAAACTAAATTTCCACTAACTATCATACTATTGTCCACGCTCCTATTTCTTGTTTCCGGTACCGTGCTTTACGGGGCAGGGGCTGATCTTAAAGATGTTGCAAAGATTGTTGATAATACAAACAGGGTGGCCTATTACCAGGGCACAGACGGGAAGGCCAAAGTAAATATGACCATATATGACAGCCAGGGCAGGACCCGTGAAAGAAGGCTCACCATCTTAAGATGGGATCAGCCTGATCCTAAAGGCACAGAAGGAGATGAATATTGCGGCGGGCAGAAGATATATGCATATTTTGACAGGCCTGCCGACGTTAACAAGACGGTATTTCTGGTCTGGAAAAATCTTGATAAGGATGATGACCGGTGGATGTATCTCCCTGCGCTTGACCTTGTTAAAAGGATATCCTCGACCGACAAGAGGACAAGTTTTGTGGGTTCACACTTTTACTATGAGGATGTGTCGGGCAGAAATATCAATGATGATACGCATGAACTCACAAATACCACAAATGATTACTATGTGTTGAAGAATACTCCAAAAAATCCTGATATGGTTGAATTTGCCTATTTTGAGATGTGGATACACAAAGAGAGCTTCACTGTTGTCAAGATTGATTACTATGACAGGGAGAATAATAAATATCGTGTTTATGAAGTGCTTGCAGTGGACAATATTCAGGGATACCCCACTGTTACAAAGTCAAAGATGACAGACCTTAAATCAAATGGATATACAATACTTGAATATTCGGATGTCAGATATAACATCGGGCTTACTGAGGATATCTTCACAGAGAGATATCTGAAAAGGCCGCCAAGGGAATTTTTAAAATGA